Within the Hippoglossus hippoglossus isolate fHipHip1 chromosome 20, fHipHip1.pri, whole genome shotgun sequence genome, the region GGAACATAATTTGACACTTGTCCAAAGAAAACACTGTActgtgttttttggtttgtttcaggGCTGGTAAAGATCAAGGACGCAAATGACATCGAAGAGAAGCTGAATGAGGTGGAAGGATTACTGAAGAACGCCATCAACATGCCATGCAAGGTGGGTCATTCAACTGTTACCCTTCAAATAACAATTATATCTGTACTTTATCAGCTTGTGTGCACTAACGATTGCTGTCTGCTGGGGGCCAAGAGGCCGATGTTGGGAAACTTTCCTCCACGTGGACTAAATGACTAAAAAACAAATCCCCTCTCCGCAGTATTCCAGGTCAGAGGTGATGTTGACGTTCTTCGAGCGGTCACCACTTGACCAAGTGCTGAGGAATGACAAAGTCCACAGAATCCAGCCGTGCTTTCAGAGTCCGATCAAGATATCAGGTACGCGTCTCGTATCCGAGAGCTGGGAGACGTTAGAGATCATCATGACATGATGTCGCCTTAATGTCATAACGACTTAACGGGTGATGTAATGCTGCACTTTCAGAAATCATGCGGTCGAATGGATTCTGTCTGGCCAACACGGAAACCATCGTATTTGATCACAGTATCCCCGAGGAGAAGGAGAGGCCTTCGTCCACCGACTCTGTGGAGCATACGTACGTATTAAGATCACTCCCTAACACTTgatattcataaaaaaacaaatcatgacATGAGCCACACACCCGGGGGGGTTAAACTATTTGCAGCATAACATAAATTCCTTGCTTGTCTTCCGCATGTGTAAGGATTTCCTTGTTTGCTCCTGAGTGTACAGTAAGTGCTTTGTTGAGTGAAGAAGCCCTTGAATGTGAAACAACCCCAGGACCATCCACCCCCTCCCCTTAATGCAGCACAggaagtgtgtctgtgcaccaTTTCCTTCCCTGGGTGTGTGTAGGAAATAAATGAGGAACACATTCCTCCTGGTGATTgtcacaaaacaacattttgcatCACTCTTAAAAAgattaaatggtttaaatccgtttaaaaaaacagaggcCGTGCAGAGTTACCACAGGGTTTTAGCTCAAAGGGATCGAACTCTTCTGATTCCTAGGTCAGACTCCATGCTGTCCTTGGAGTAATGTGTCTGTCGTTGTGTTGCCAGGTACGAGGACGGAACAGAGTTTTTGCCAATGGAATCAGACCTGTGTGATGAGGAATCAGAAGCGTATGTCACCAACCTCTCCTACTATCATCTGGTCCCATTCGAGACTGACATCCTGGAATGAGGATTTTACAGACAACAGACAATGGACGGTTGATGTTGACTTTGAGGAATTCATACTCTTAAATGGATCCAAGCTATGCAGTGCCGCACATAGCTGCTCCAGTTAATGCTGCTTCAAGATTTATCGCCCATTTCGGAGTCGGGCAGGTGCCCAACATGCACCGAGACATTGAGATAATGTGATGTCACCAGTGTGCCTCGTCCACAGCCTTACCTGAGTGTTAAACCAGATCAAAATGAGATGGAAATACAAATCTTGAGACTATGGAAGGTGTTCATCATGTGATGGAACCTGTGGAGGCCAAAGTTGATGTCCTCAGGTCCCATGACCACTTTAAGAGAACTGAATTTTTATACACTAGTGACCACGAGGGCGAGAACTCCACATCAAATTGACCTTATCGGACCATCGACTGTTACTTTTCTGAATTTACCagctctcctcctttttctacATCTTCCATATTCGGATATAGTATTTGGGAGGAGATCTGCAAAgcatctgcctcctctccttcaaACTGCTTTGCACAGTGTTACCACTCTGCCGTTTGATTTGCTGGGGGAAGACAGGAAGCTGTCATGAAGCTCTGTGTATCATCTTTGTTTATGGTTCCACCAGCATTtaggacgtttttttttatgtaccAGCTTAAaactccttttcttttgttgccgTAATATGCAGTAGATTGTTTGACATGAGAGTTTCCCTAGATCCAGGTGAAACAAGGCAAAAAATAGCTACCTCTAAGCACAATAGATAGAATTTATGGCAATTTAGCCATCTAGATATAAGATAAAACTAATTTTAAGGACTTAAATctgcaaaaatgaaatgtatagCTTGAACTATAGATTTTTCAGGATTCTTCAAGTACATTTGGTAAGAGGACGCAATAACTGATGATGGGAACAAGGGCTTAGTTGTGCCAAAAGCCAGAGTGTGGTGCTAGAGTTCAGACATCGCCCTAAGATGGACACCAGCATGACGGCCGAGCTGAACGAGATGGGTCTGACATCGGGAGAAGGCCCAACAGGAAGCCCAGGACAGACCCCGATGGAAGCAGATCTTCTTCTGCCCCTCAAGGGACGACGAGgacataatgataataataataataaataatagttttttcATAGCTGTATTTGCTTGCCTCTGTTTCACTCGGTTCTTTGGTTACTGTCAAGTTAAagaacatgaaataaatattaagtgccattattattttcttacaACACACTCTTTCCAAAGTGAGAACTtaattctgccttttttttttttacgttgcCGAGAGTTTTTAGAGACGTTTTCtcagaataataaaatatagatatgTGTTCACAGTGTCGCATGTAACGTCgcttattttgttgtttatagTCCAATATTTTCATGTATCGGAGGATGTGTGTTGCCTTTAGGTGGACAACTGAATCATCTCTTGCCGTCTGGTGAAATGGGGCAAAGAGCGCTTTGTTTTCTGGGTCAGTTGAGGTCGTATGTGACCCGCTCTGCAAGATGACGTGAGTGGGCTCCAGCAGACATCTGACTGTGGGAGTCTGCAGCTCGTTCTGCGAGCGGGGAACAAGTCCTCCCTTTTTCTAAAGACAAACAACCTTGCTGTACTTTCTATAGGAGTGTCTTCACTTGTGTAACTGAAACTGTGGAGCCCGGCGGAGCATCACAGGGGATTTGAATGCAGCTGAAAtgtacaaattacattttttgtggaGTGTAAAGTGTATGGAAGCCCATCGACATTCATTGTGTTGTCGGTGCAGAAGTCATTGTGGCCGTACAATACAGGCTCACAGCTTGAGTCCAGTTTTCCACCCTTCTAAACACAAAGGCATTCAACCCTCACAGTCTTGGCACGCAGGACACACAGGACGGTCCTCGGCGTGAGTCTATTTTGTAACACAGTCATGATCACGACTCGCCCCGTGAGAAAGTCCAGCTCTTTCTCAGGGTGTGAAACTATTccatgctcttttttttttgttccgtCTTTTCTCCAAGAACAACTTCTTGAATGGATagatattctttaaaaaaaataaaggtttcaTCTTACACAAAGTATTGATTAAGATGATTCAGTAACAAGAAACTGTATTTGTTTAGATTTTCATACCAAGGTCACGGTTTCTCTGCTGATGTTTCCTATAAAGATCAGAGAATAATAACACTCCTCCCTCTGCAGTCAGTGTAATATAAATATTCTTTCACAGTTTCCATGAAGTTATGATAAAATGGTACTCAGCTGACAGGAACGAGTACCAGGATGCTCCAGTCTCAGCagttttaatgaatatttttaaaacatttattttctaaactcCAGCCACACTCTGTGAAGCCACCGTTCTATGTGTcttatgttttaatgtttgacGAGAGATGTTCTGATTTGTCAATGTTTCAAAAAGACTGATTGAagataatgtttattataaGATGAAGTAGCCACTTGTTTAGTAACTTAAATTTTGTATTAAGACTATTAgatacagattattattctcAAAGCTTCTCGGAACAaatgaatatgttttaaataaattgtgaaattatgaaacttttatttgtcCAGTGATTGTAGAGTTAAGTTGAAGATTGACTtttcaaatagaaaatatatCATTTAAAGTACAGTGATACAGATTAAACTACTAAACGAGAAGTACAACAGCCTCTTTGCaaaatttgtaatattttgcaGTCGTTTTATACATCGAGTGATTCAAGAATATGCACCATACACTAGCGTACAAGTATTGTCCCTGTTACTTCTGAAGGTTAAACTTTTCAATTTGTCAACAAGCAGTGGAGGGTTTGGCCTGTAGGTTAAATTCATTGATCGTAGAGTGCCCCCTTGTGGTGAGTATGTGTAGCCACCGTTAGTATCTCTATATTATTTCAGTCAGTTAAATACAGCTTATtgtttgacaaataaatatgattagaaattaaaaaatcaCAATTACTACTTATTTATGTGGTAATCTATGTGGCTCCAGAGCAATGTTGATacaaagtatatatataaatattctagaaaaggtttaaatactgaaaaaatatttatgaatatgtttattttgggaaatattatGTTGAAAAATTATAAGTATACAGTTATTTTTATGTATCTAAAAAAATGATGCCCCTCAAAACTCAGTAACCATATATGTTACAGATACAGGCTGTGGTGAGGTTAAtgacacatattcacacatttaatcagtaaacaaaacaaataaaaaaacaaacacttattttattaaattatcaaAGTTAActtgtcaattctgccatatgtGCAGGACaagaaatgctgtttctctctgagctCCGGTTTAAACATATAAATAGACAGAACATTTAAGTACTCAGCATATTTagtactcaaaacatagtacacagtacaaCATAGTATGCTGTCATAAGATATAGGATGAGGGTATAGGATGAGAGTCCAAAAATACTTAACCCAAAATACTTCATGGgaagtaatgtaatgtagtaAATAGCAGTTGTTGTAGTATGATAGAagtatttacagtaaaaaaaagtgaaagtactaCAAACAGGTGCTTGTTTTGCATTGAAAAGATTCAGTAACAGTTCTTCTCATTTACCAATTAAAtggatgaaacaaacaaatatacatattcatatttccCCCACTTTACAtcactaaacaaataaaaataaaataaactacataaacaaaataaatctagTATTAATCCCCATCCATCCCCACGCGACGTGAATTCACTTTGCTGCGTGTATTTTAAAGGAATAAACCTAATTTCTcctatgaattaaaaaaaaaatgaaataaaaactcGTGCAGCTGCGGTTTGGGCGCTGGAGGCTgcgtgacccccccccccccccctttgcgCATGCGCAGCCACAGCacttcctgctgtgtgtttgcagacgGAGCGATGGCAGCGGGGAGACTTTCTCTGGCGTGTGGAGGTACGttcactttcctcttctcccctccaTCTTTACCTCCGAGCCCCGCCGGTTGTTGTTGTTCGCTTGTGTTGAAACGTCCATTAAAGGCTGCTGCTGGTAGAAAGTgtccggggggggggagggaggtggagggagcAGCGGGCTCAGGCTCCGGCAGTTAGCCGGGGACCTCGCAGCGTTTAGCCGGTGATGCTCCCCGGTCATGAGGCGTCAGGCTCCGGGGGAGGGAAAcccaaaataaatcaaaatgtccTGTTCACATCCCGGAGCTCAGagtgttttttctccctcttcctgtttCCGTGTCTGTTCTTCTTCACGTCACAGTCGCTGCGGCCCTGCTCTGCTCGGCGGTGCTGGCGTTCGTGGAGGATCTGGATGATACGTAAGTGACGTATTCTTCAATGTATCTGCACCATATTTATTTAAGCTTCCAgcagaatgatgatgatgaagatgaagatgatttaAATCCAGTTGTTTTACTACAGGAAAGAgccacatgtgtgtttttataaatgaaaaataccaTGTGATGGAATGACATGATGTGATATCGTGGCACTTTGGAAGCAAAGGACCAAGAAGCAACTTATATTCTATAAAGAATATGTCCCTTTATTTATCAGAAGAGATGAAGGTTGAGACATGAACCTTCCTGATCCATCATGGTGGATCATcatcatggtggcagctgatcctggactatgattacaacactAACATGTCTGCATACtccaccattactgacaatacctcctcaattcatttgtctttgctgctcccttcatctctatcagacatttacTTCTGtacaaacactttaaacatcGTCATACTTTTCCGTTATGCTACAAACTGCTTCttccaatcaatcaatcaactgtaaatacttttattttgtcgatgtgttcagttacacgtggcatctgcTGCATTTCGGTCCGCCCTACATTGTTTTATTCCCCTGTTAGTCGTTTTCGTTGGTAGTTTTTTCTcgctcttgttgagggttaagaacagaggatgtggCACTTtgttaaagggacagttcaccacAGAAAtcaaaattcactcattatctcctcaccactataatggagaggtgggtgaagtgtttgagtccacaaaacacttttggagtttcaggggtaaacggtGTTGCAgcaaaatccaatacaactgaagtaagTGGTGACCACTTCATCAAACGTAACAAACTACAGCCCCGACATTAAATGATATATTCAATGGcggtatggaggcattttacatttttatttctgttgcttTGAGATTAATTTAGTGCAGTGAAATGTATATTGTGCCTGACAGAACTTTAATGTCCTAGCAGCACAAAGAGGCCAAACGTGTACATTTTCTCACTTGTACTGCAgtatttgagtaaatgtactaCTGTAAAAAGGAGAGGGTAGTTTGGATTTCAGCTCAGGTTTCCTAAAGCACTGTGGCCTTTAATTAGATATCTGTGGTGGGAAGTCTCTGAAGGTTACGTCtcttgtgtatgtttgtgttggtgGGAACTTCTGATTTGTATCCACTAATCACTAATGAGCTGAAgctatttttaatcattttagtCCTTTAAGTTCCTAAACCTTACGCATGCAGAATGATCCAAGTCCAGTTTGACACTAGAAGAAGTTTCTCTGAGCTTTTGGAATAAAAAGTCTGAGAATCTAAACTCTTCTTTTAgagtacaatttttttttttttatgtagttgAATTCTTTGGGGAAAACtttattattaagttatttttgtTATCCGTCCAAAAACATTGTCACCATGGCCTCAGGACAAATGgaatttctgacattttattgacaaaacaattaattgatTCAATAACGAGCAGAATAAGCGATAATCGTGCTTTACAGGCACAAAGCGGAAACAGTAATTGCGACATAATTATTTTTTGAAGTAGCAGGCATCTGTATAAATCACACGATTAACTTTGTCTAGTAAAAGATCAAAACTGTCATTTAatcctattttcttttttttcttttgaacagATTTAAAGAGACTAGAGTGAACGACATCTGGCTGGTCGATGTAAGtcggggacacacacacacacacacacacacacacacacacacacccctcaaACTCACaaacatggggaaaaaaaatcccgTCTGGGTCTATTCAGCTGTGCTTTACTTCATGCCCAGTGCACCACTGTCCAGATCATCCCTTGCGGAAATGGCAGCAGTCGGGCTGGGATGTAGGAAGGCGGGGGCGGCGGAGGGTGTGCAGACTGcgctctgtgtttgtgattagTGGATGAGAAGTCATGCATGCCGGGCAAAGCCAGGGGGCTCGGGGGGGTTTATAACAGAGTGATGTCTGGGCCCTTATTTGCAAATCTATGGCTGAATCCACTACGAGAGGAATTCAGAATTGAATCCTGCACTGAGCAGGTTTCGCTTTATATTGCCACTTATGAGTAACTTCACAACTTCAGATGTTTAAAGCTCAagtatatattttaaacattccTTCTGGTAACACTGATGAATAAATGGGGAATATGAAAGGGGTAATTTTCCGTTCTCATCAGCAAACTCTGCAGCTGTTTTGTAGGATTGTGCGATTTAAAACATTGTACACGACCTAAAGAGTGTTTTCTTCTCCCGCTCTGTTTCAGTTCTATGCACCGTGGTGTGGTTACTGTAAAAAACTAGAGCCAGTATGGCACGACGTGGGAATGGAGCTGAAAACCTCTGGGTCGCCGGTGCACGTGGGAAAGATGGATGCCACTGCATACTCTGGTTAGTAAACAACAAagcagtttaatgttttttatgatgTCCTGTATGTAAAGGCCTAGTGCTGGtacaaatataataatcatGCATTGATTGACCTTAGTTATATTCCACTGTGcttttaaaggaatagttcaatgTTTAAGCTAATCTAACTAGTTACTCGCTCCAGCTTAATATTTTCTGCAGTGACATGAGAACCTATCAATTAGAAAGAAACACTAAGAAGGATCATAAGGATAATGTAAAACCTTTTGAAGAGGGAAACATTTGTCACTTTTCCTTCCGGATGATATATTTCTTGTGTACGTTGCAGGGATGGCGTCGGAGTTCGGTGTCCGTGGTTACCCCACGATAAAACTGTAAGTGTCACCTTtttaaaatttggtacaaacgaTTTCTCTCAGTCTACTTTGTTTGAAGTGGAATTTTTGCAACtcataaaaataacaaagttAGACGGCAATTAGTTTGACTGttgtttaaataatatatatatatttttttacacaatttgtttgtcttttccccTTTGATAATTTCTGTTGATGAACTTATCTCTGTAAAGTTAACTGTTGTTAATTATA harbors:
- the pxdc1b gene encoding PX domain-containing protein 1; translated protein: MASAVFEGTSLVNMFVRDCWVNGIRRLIISQRGEEEEFFEIRTEWSDRNILYLHRSYSDLGRLFKRLLESFPEDTRDLSNCPLIEGLVKIKDANDIEEKLNEVEGLLKNAINMPCKYSRSEVMLTFFERSPLDQVLRNDKVHRIQPCFQSPIKISEIMRSNGFCLANTETIVFDHSIPEEKERPSSTDSVEHTYEDGTEFLPMESDLCDEESEAYVTNLSYYHLVPFETDILE